A genomic window from Salvia miltiorrhiza cultivar Shanhuang (shh) chromosome 5, IMPLAD_Smil_shh, whole genome shotgun sequence includes:
- the LOC130986186 gene encoding serine acetyltransferase 1, chloroplastic-like yields the protein MVVPYIPKFPAFPLPHIRPMQSNFNLFAEKIQIQNHFPMKALSLSLSTATSPPLYNTTSLSSSSIFLAPLLSLSSRFFTSPFLHHNPIFQPHSYSMATCIHSSARTPPKTTQSVDDRVFDSYTRCCRPNFVDHVSRVPIHTQAVTVVDEDEVARESDDLWLRMKEEARSDIDHEPILSSYYHTSILCHDSIESALANHLSMKLSNSSLPSGILYDLFLGILAGDGEIIRAVMDDLRAVKERDPACISFVHCFLNFKGFSAIQAHRIGHNLWCKGRKVLALLIQSRVSEAFAVDIHPGARIGRGILLDHATGVVVGETAVIGNNVSILHNVTLGGTGKTCGDRHPKISDGVLIGAGTCVLGNVRIEEGAKIGAGSVVLKQVPARATAVGNPARLMGGRLEKTPSFTMDQTSHISQWSDYVI from the coding sequence ATGGTGGTACCATATATTCCCAAATTTCCTGCGTTTCCTCTCCCGCACATTCGCCCAATGCAAAGCAACTTTAATTTATTCGCTGAAAAAATACAAATCCAAAATCATTTCCCGATGAAAGCTCTGTCGCTCTCCCTCTCCACAGCCACATCTCCTCCCCTATATAATACtacctctctctcctcttcctccattttcctcgctcctcttctttctctctcctccagATTCTTCACATCGCCATTTCTGCACCACAATCCCATTTTCCAGCCACACAGCTACTCCATGGCTACTTGCATACACTCCAGTGCAAGAACTCCTCCCAAAACCACTCAATCGGTCGACGATCGCGTCTTCGACAGCTACACCAGATGTTGCAGACCTAATTTCGTCGATCACGTTTCTCGCGTCCCCATCCACACGCAAGCAGTAACCGTTGTAGATGAAGATGAGGTTGCCAGAGAGAGCGATGATTTGTGGCTGCGGATGAAGGAGGAGGCCAGGTCAGATATTGATCACGAACCCATTCTGTCAAGTTACTATCATACTTCGATTCTATGCCACGATTCCATAGAAAGTGCTCTCGCCAATCACCTCTCCATGAAATTGAGCAATTCCAGCCTTCCTAGCGGCATCCTTTATGATCTATTCTTAGGGATTTTAGCAGGGGATGGAGAAATAATTAGGGCAGTGATGGATGATTTGAGAGCGGTTAAGGAGAGGGACCCTGCTTGTATCAGTTTCGTGCACTGTTTCCTAAACTTCAAAGGATTCTCTGCAATTCAGGCGCACAGGATAGGTCACAATTTATGGTGCAAAGGCAGAAAAGTATTGGCTCTGTTGATACAAAGTAGGGTTTCAGAAGCTTTCGCGGTGGATATCCATCCAGGAGCGAGAATTGGCAGGGGGATTCTGCTGGATCACGCGACGGGCGTGGTTGTTGGGGAGACTGCCGTGATTGGGAACAATGTGTCAATTCTGCATAACGTGACGTTGGGCGGCACGGGGAAGACCTGCGGCGACCGGCACCCGAAAATCAGCGACGGCGTTCTGATTGGGGCGGGGACTTGTGTTCTGGGCAATGTTAGGATCGAAGAGGGGGCTAAGATCGGTGCTGGGTCTGTTGTGTTGAAGCAGGTGCCTGCTAGAGCCACTGCAGTTGGGAATCCTGCTAGATTGATGGGAGGGCGGCTGGAGAAGACGCCCAGCTTCACCATGGATCAGACCTCGCATATATCTCAGTGGTCTGATTATGTGATATAG
- the LOC130986185 gene encoding pectinesterase QRT1 — translation MNLRAWIFIVFVVCAQAQTETRSYISWNDLRLDGGSATLENGGDPTKLIVVSQNGTGDSLTVQGAIDLVPENNTHRVKIYVHPGIYREKVHIPANKPYITLIGDEDKANETVITWHDKAGDKTADGGFLGTWNSASVTVLSDYMCATSITFENTVIVKADLGVNGYQAVALRIAGKHAMFYRVRFLGSQDTLLDQDGSHYFLECFIQGTTDFIFGRATSLYKDCNISVVGDGFAIAAHHRDSPLDQTGFSFLNCTVRGTGHVFLGRAWGTYSRIIYSYTDFDIDVRPQGWQDWGIPSRRSTAVFGLYECRGRGAQRNTTQDWSKAMNISEAMPFLHTAFIQGDQWLKL, via the exons ATGAATTTGAGGGCCTGGATTTTCATTGTTTTTGTGGTGTGCGCCCAAGCTCAAACGGAGACACGAAGTTATATATCGTGGAACGATTTGAGATTGGATGGCGGTAGTGCTACTTTAGAGAATGGAGGTGATCCCACTAAACTCATCGTCGTTTCTCAAAACGGCACCGGAGATTCTCTCACCGTTCAAGGCGCTATTGATTTGGTGCCGGAGAATAATACCCACCGTGTCAAAATCTATGTTCATCCTGGAATTTACAG GGAAAAGGTCCACATCCCTGCAAATAAGCCGTACATCACATTGATCGGAGACGAAGACAAAGCTAATGAAACGGTGATCACTTGGCACGACAAAGCCGGCGACAAGACAGCGGACGGCGGTTTCTTGGGGACTTGGAACTCGGCCTCAGTGACAGTGCTATCCGACTACATGTGCGCAACGTCCATCACTTTTGAGAACACAGTGATCGTGAAAGCAGATTTAGGAGTGAACGGCTACCAGGCGGTGGCGCTGAGGATCGCTGGTAAGCACGCCATGTTCTACAGAGTCCGCTTTCTGGGGTCGCAGGACACCCTCCTCGACCAAGACGGCTCGCATTATTTTCTCGAGTGTTTCATCCAAGGCACCACTGATTTCATATTTGGGAGGGCAACATCCTTGTATAAGGATTGCAACATATCCGTGGTGGGAGATGGATTCGCGATAGCAGCTCATCACCGCGACTCCCCCCTCGATCAAACTGGCTTCTCCTTCCTCAACTGCACAGTCAGGGGTACAGGTCATGTGTTCTTGGGCAGAGCCTGGGGGACTTACTCCAGAATTATATATTCCTACACCGATTTCGACATTGATGTTAGGCCCCAGGGATGGCAGGATTGGGGGATTCCTTCCAGACGCAG TACCGCGGTTTTCGGCTTGTACGAGTGCAGGGGAAGAGGAGCACAGAGAAACACAACTCAAGACTGGTCCAAAGCCATGAACATCTCAGAAGCAATGCCTTTTTTACACACAGCATTCATTCAAGGGGACCAGTGGCTAAAACTCTAG
- the LOC130986187 gene encoding salviol synthase-like has translation MHHILTMEIPVPSLVLCISFMLSTLILLKIIRKLLETKDSNGKFPPGPWKLPLIGNIHNLVGDVPHRALHQLAQKLGPMMGLELGEVSVVVISSADAAKQIMKTHDINFASRPPIITAEIISYGCTSITFSPHADYWRQLRKLCTLELLSNKRVQSFRSLREEVFADLSRWIASMEGSSINLTAELYNSTYALISRATLGDHTKQHEALLPILKEVMELSGGFDIAEWFPSIKVLQRVSRLRRRVMALHKEADKILEDIVRQHRAVKVEGHEDLLDVLLRVEEQGLELPLTTDNIKSVLVDMLGAGSETSATTMDWVMAEMLKNPRVLEKAQEEVRKVFDEEGFVDESRIPQLKYMKAVVKETLRMHPPLPLLLPRKCGETCEVNGYEIRAETKIIVNAWAVNRDPKCWEDAHSFKPERFMDNMVDYRGNHFEYIPFGAGRRMCPGMTFGLANVELPLAMFLYHFDWKLGGGMKPQEMDMADGTGVTSRRIKDLCVVPLIKRPLSTK, from the exons ATGCACCACATCCTGACCATGGAGATCCCCGTTCCATCTCTAGTGTTATGCATCTCATTCATGTTGTCCACTCTCATACTCTTGAAAATCATAAGAAAATTATTGGAAACCAAAGATTCAAATGGAAAATTCCCTCCGGGGCCATGGAAGCTGCCCTTGATCGGAAACATACACAATCTGGTGGGCGATGTTCCTCATCGCGCGCTTCACCAGCTTGCCCAGAAGTTGGGCCCCATGATGGGCCTTGAGCTTGGTGAAGTCTCTGTTGTCGTCATTTCCTCTGCTGATGCTGCCAAGCAGATAATGAAAACTCACGACATCAACTTCGCGTCGCGGCCTCCCATCATAACAGCGGAGATAATCAGCTATGGGTGCACCAGCATCACCTTCAGCCCTCACGCCGATTACTGGAGGCAGCTCCGCAAACTCTGCACCTTGGAGCTTCTCAGCAACAAACGTGTTCAGTCGTTCCGATCGCTGCGAGAGGAAGTGTTTGCTGATCTCAGCCGCTGGATTGCGTCCATGGAGGGGTCGTCCATCAATCTCACGGCGGAGCTCTACAACTCCACTTACGCTCTTATTTCACGAGCCACACTTGGCGACCACACTAAGCAACATGAGGCTTTGCTACCCATTCTCAAAGAGGTGATGGAATTGTCCGGGGGATTCGATATTGCAGAATGGTTTCCTTCAATCAAAGTGCTTCAGAGGGTGAGTAGGTTGAGGAGAAGAGTCATGGCTTTACACAAAGAAGCAGACAAGATACTTGAAGATATAGTCCGTCAGCACAGAGCTGTGAAGGTGGAGGGGCATGAAGATTTGTTGGATGTTCTTCTCAGAGTTGAGGAACAAGGACTTGAACTTCCTCTTACAACCGATAATATCAAGTCTGTTCTCGTG GATATGTTGGGTGCTGGAAGCGAGACATCAGCGACAACCATGGATTGGGTGATGGCTGAAATGCTGAAAAATCCAAGAGTCCTTGAAAAGGCACAAGAAGAGGTGAGGAAGGTATTTGATGAAGAGGGATTCGTTGACGAATCGCGCATTCCTCAACTCAAGTATATGAAGGCAGTAGTGAAGGAGACACTGAGGATGCATCCGCCGCTGCCTCTTTTACTCCCAAGAAAATGCGGCGAAACATGTGAGGTGAATGGATATGAGATAAGGGCAGAGACCAAAATCATAGTGAATGCATGGGCTGTGAACAGAGACCCCAAATGCTGGGAAGATGCACACAGCTTTAAACCAGAGAGATTTATGGATAATATGGTGGATTACAGGGGAAATCATTTTGAATATATCCCATTTGGTGCGGGAAGGAGAATGTGCCCTGGCATGACGTTCGGATTAGCCAATGTTGAGCTGCCGCTGGCAATGTTTCTGTATCATTTCGATTGGAAATTAGGTGGTGGGATGAAACCTCAAGAGATGGATATGGCTGACGGGACTGGCGTCACATCTAGAAGGATCAAAGATCTGTGCGTTGTTCCACTTATCAAAAGACCTTTGTCAACCAAATAA